CCGTCGCCGGCAAGCTGAAGGGCGACCCGAAAGCCGCCGGTAAGGAAGCCGGCGAGTTCATCTACGCCAGCTGCAAGTGACAATGGGTCGAGCGGCCGGAACCTGTTGCGGCCGCTCGACCGACCGGCTGGGCTCCTGTCGCGGCGGGTTAGATCATGGGTCTCGACCACATCGGCTTCAACGTCGCGAACTTCCTAAAGAGCCGCGATTTCTACATTAGCGCGCTGGCGCCGCTCGATATTGTCGTCCTCGGTGAGGGCAAGGACTGGGCGGCGTTCGGCGAGAATGGCCGGACGCTGCTTTGGATCGACTCAACGGGCCCGGCGCCGGAGCCGATCCATATTGCGTTTCGAGCGCGTGACCGGGCAGCAATTGCCGCCTTTCATGCCGCGGCGACCGCAGCGGGTGGCACGGACAATGGAGCGCCGGGGCTGCGTCCCCGCTATCATGCGGGATATTATGCGGCGTTCGTGCTCGATCCCGACGGCCACAATGTCGAAGCCGTCGTCCATGAGCGTGCCTGACGTCGCCACGCCGGAGGGCTGCCGCCATCTGCTTCGCCTGTTCTACTCTTCCGCCAGATCCTGACACGGGCAGCGACCGCGATGCCGTGCGGCCGGCGAGCGAACCTGGCAGCGTATCAAGACTGCCGCGCGCCGTCGGGATCGGTCTGATCCGCCTCTACAGGCTGACGCTTTCGCCCTTTCTGGGCCAGTCCTGCCGCTATCTGCCGACCTGCTCCAGCTATGGCGAGGAGGCGATCTCGCGCCACGGCCTCTGGGCCGGTGGCTGGATGACGCTAGCGCGGCTCCAGCGTTGCGGCCCCTTCGGGGCATCGGGCTATGATCCGGTGCCCGAGGCGATACCTGAGAGCGCGCATTGGTACGTTCCCTGGCGCTACGGCTATTGGACCGGGCGGCACATCGACCCGGCGACCAGGCTGGATTGAGCGTCGGTCAGATCGAGACAGCGCCGGCATGTTTTCCGCAGCATTCATCTGCGCTGTTTCCCACCGCGCCGGAACCATTGGCAGCCGTCTGGCGGCTCCCCCGCCCCGACCCGGCTCGTCCGTGGGAGCGAGCAGGTGGGAGACGCCGCTAGCCATTCCCTTTTGAATAGGGCAGCGAGGCGGCGAGGATCCAGGCTTGGAACGAACGCATGGCAGGCGTGAGAGTGGAGGATTTCAGCCATGTGAGCCAATAGCAGCCATGTGTGACGAAGATCTCGAACGGCTGCTGGATGAGGCCTCCGGCCAATTGGCGCTGGAACATCAGCGGTGGCGCCAGCGCCACGCCGGCGCCAAGGATGGCGGCCTCCACCATCGTGCGGGACGAGTCGAAGATCGGACCCTTCACCGCCGGCGCTGCGATACCGGCGGTGGCGAACCAAGTCGGCCACTCGTCCGCCCGATAGGAGCGGAGCAGCGTCTCGCCATACAGATCGGGCGGCTGCGACAATCGTTCCGCGATCTCAGGGAGGCAGAGGACCGAGAGAGGGGCGGCGAACAGCCGATCGGCCTCCGTGCTGTGCCACGCGCCGTCGCCAAAGCGGATGGCGAAATCGAGCCCCTCGGCGGCGATGTCGACGCGGTTGTTGTTGGTGGAGAGCCGCAGGTCGATGAACGGGTGAGCCAGCTTGAATGCGGGCAGCCGCTCGATCAGCCAGCCAATTGCAAAGGTACCGACGACGCCGACATTCAGCACCTCGCGGACATGACCGTCCTCGAACTGCTCGAGTACGGCCGCGATGCGGTCGAAGGAATCCCGCAGCGCTGGCAGCAGCGCCTGGCCCTCATCGGTCAGCGCCAGTCCCCGCGGCAGGCGCCGAAACAGCGTCGAGCCCAATCGTTCTTCCAGCGATTTGACCTGGTGGCTGACGGCGGCCTGGGTCACCGCCAGTTCGATCGCGGCGCGGGTGAAGCTCAGGTGGCGCGCCGAGGCTTCGAAGGCCTTGAGCGCGTTCAGCGGCAGATGCGGGCGGACCATTCGATCACCTAGATTTTCTTATGGCTTTCCAGAGTTATCATCGTTTGCCCTGGCTTGGCGAGTGACCTAGCAAAGGTCGTCCAAAAAAACGGAGATGGCGCGAATGATCGACAGGCGGCAGTTTTCCAAGAGCGTCCTGCTGGCGATGGCGTCGGCAGTAGTCGGCGGGCCCGGCTTCGCTCGTGAGCTGGTGGCATCAGAGAATTTCGTATCGACGGTGCTGGTCGATGTAGAGAGCGGCGCGACGATCCACCGCGAGGGTCCGGCCGAACGTCGTTTTACACCCTGTTCGACCTTCAAGCTGCCGCTCGCGGTGATGGGGTTCGATTCCGGCATTCTGATGGATCCGCACCATCCGCGCTGGGACTATCGACCGGAGTTCCAGACAACCATGGAGTTGCAGAAGAAGCCGACCGATCCAACGATTTGGCTTGCCGAGTCGATTGTCTGGTATTCCCAGGAACTGACCCGCAAGCTCGGCGAGGCGCGTTTTCGCGACTACGTCACCGCTTTCGGCTATGGCAACGAGGACATCTCGGGCAATCCCGGCAAGAATGACGGGCTGACCCAGTCCTGGCTGATGTCGTCGCTTGCGATCTCGCCGGACGAGCAGGTCGCCTTCGTGCGTCGCTTCCTTGGTCGGAAGCTCGGCGTTTCCGATCATGCCTATGACGCAACGCTGGCGAGTCTGGCGCACTATCCGGCCGAAGGCCGCTGGACGCTGCATGGCAAGACGGGCAGCGGTTTCATCCGCGATGCCAACGGGGCCATCGATCGCAGCAAGCCGCTCGGTTGGTTTGTAGGCTGGGGCGAGAAGGGTGGCCGCAGGATCGCGTTTGCGCGCTTCAATCAAGCCAATGTGCGCTCCGAGACCTATGGCGGCCTGATCGCCCGCGAGGCGATGGTGAAGGATTTCACGAAACTCGCCGAAGGCTGAACGAGAACCGCATTCAGGACTGGCGGTAATGGGCCAGGCGCCCATTTCTGCTAGTCCTACGCCTCCGTCGCTGTCCGGCTTGAATGGCGGGCTGCCATCGTATAGCCGTCTCGCACCGGCACTTTCGGCCGGCGGAGCGGGGCTGGTTCCCGCTTCTCTTTCAGCCCAACCGCTTACCCGCGCTCGTCTGCGGGAGTGAGCAGGAGAGAAATATGATCCATCTGACTTTCCCTGACGGCTCCGTTCGCGATTTTCACGAGGGCATCACCGGCCGCGAGATCGCCGAGGGCATCTCGAAGTCGCTCGCCAAGAAATCCGTGGCGATGGCGATCGACGGCACCGTCACCGACCTTTCCGACCCGATTACGCGCGACGCGGCGATTGAGATCGTCGTGCGCGAGGATCCGCGCGCGCTCGAACTCATCCGCCATGACGCGGCCCATGTGATGGCCGAGGCCGTGCAGGAACTGTTTCCGGGCACGCAGGTCACCATCGGGCCGGTGATCGAGAACGGCTTCTATTACGATTTCTTCCGCAATGAACCCTTCACCACCGACGATCTGCCGAAGATCGAGGCGAAGATGCGCGAGATCATCACGCGCAACGCCCATTTCACCAAGCAGATCTGGACGCGCGACAAGGCGAAAGAAGTCTTTGCCGCCAAGGGCGAGATGTTCAAGGTCGAGCTGGTCGATGCGATTCCGGCCGGGCAGGACCTGAAGATTTATAATCAGGGCGAATGGTTCGACCTCTGCCGCGGGCCGCATCTGGCCTCGACCGGGCAGATCGGCTCGGCCTTCAAGCTGATGAAGGTGGCGGGCGCCTATTGGCGCGGCGACAGCAACAACCCGATGCTGACCCGCATCTATGGCACCGCCTGGCACGACCAGGTCCAGCTCGACGCCTATCTCCATATGCTGGAGGAGGCGGAGAAGCGCGACCACCGCAAGCTCGGCCGGGAGATGGATCTCTTCCATTTCCAGGAGGAGGGGC
This window of the Kaistia algarum genome carries:
- a CDS encoding VOC family protein, whose translation is MGLDHIGFNVANFLKSRDFYISALAPLDIVVLGEGKDWAAFGENGRTLLWIDSTGPAPEPIHIAFRARDRAAIAAFHAAATAAGGTDNGAPGLRPRYHAGYYAAFVLDPDGHNVEAVVHERA
- the yidD gene encoding membrane protein insertion efficiency factor YidD — translated: MRPASEPGSVSRLPRAVGIGLIRLYRLTLSPFLGQSCRYLPTCSSYGEEAISRHGLWAGGWMTLARLQRCGPFGASGYDPVPEAIPESAHWYVPWRYGYWTGRHIDPATRLD
- the blaOXA gene encoding class D beta-lactamase, coding for MIDRRQFSKSVLLAMASAVVGGPGFARELVASENFVSTVLVDVESGATIHREGPAERRFTPCSTFKLPLAVMGFDSGILMDPHHPRWDYRPEFQTTMELQKKPTDPTIWLAESIVWYSQELTRKLGEARFRDYVTAFGYGNEDISGNPGKNDGLTQSWLMSSLAISPDEQVAFVRRFLGRKLGVSDHAYDATLASLAHYPAEGRWTLHGKTGSGFIRDANGAIDRSKPLGWFVGWGEKGGRRIAFARFNQANVRSETYGGLIAREAMVKDFTKLAEG
- a CDS encoding LysR family transcriptional regulator, with protein sequence MVRPHLPLNALKAFEASARHLSFTRAAIELAVTQAAVSHQVKSLEERLGSTLFRRLPRGLALTDEGQALLPALRDSFDRIAAVLEQFEDGHVREVLNVGVVGTFAIGWLIERLPAFKLAHPFIDLRLSTNNNRVDIAAEGLDFAIRFGDGAWHSTEADRLFAAPLSVLCLPEIAERLSQPPDLYGETLLRSYRADEWPTWFATAGIAAPAVKGPIFDSSRTMVEAAILGAGVALAPPLMFQRQLAGGLIQQPFEIFVTHGCYWLTWLKSSTLTPAMRSFQAWILAASLPYSKGNG